The Magnolia sinica isolate HGM2019 chromosome 9, MsV1, whole genome shotgun sequence genome contains a region encoding:
- the LOC131254858 gene encoding GDSL esterase/lipase ACHE-like isoform X1 produces MDTQPRIFSAFFILLPVLFTLRPVLGLTECHFPALFNFGDSNSDTGGLSAAFGQAPPPNGESYFGAPAGRYSDGRLIVDFIAKGIGLPYIDAYLDSIGTNFTHGANFATAGSTIREQNTTLSQSGFSPFSLDVQSWQFDQFLNRSQTTAKRGGVFKDLLPKEDYFPRALYTFDIGQNDLTSGYFSGLTTDEVIASIPDILNKFTIAVQNIYWQGGRSFWIHNTGPFGCLPYVLDRLLVKAAEVDPVGCATPFNDVAQQFNRKLKETVDQLRNDFPLAAFTYVDIYSAKYSLIHQARKYGFDHPLRACCGYGGTYNYNQQVGCGGTIVVNGTDIMVTSCQNPSTRINWDGVHYTQAANKWVFDQIVNGALSDPPIPLKRACHREAH; encoded by the exons ATGGATACTCAGCCAAGGATTTTTtcagcattttttattttattgccAGTGCTATTCACACTGAGGCCGGTCCTGGGCTTGACCGAATGTCATTTTCCGGCCCTCTTCAATTTTGGTGACTCGAATTCCGACACCGGTGGATTGTCCGCGGCTTTCGGTCAGGCCCCTCCTCCGAATGGGGAGTCCTACTTCGGCGCACCTGCTGGAAGATATTCTGATGGACGCCTCATCGTCGACTTCATTG CTAAGGGCATTGGATTGCCTTATATCGATGCGTACCTCGACTCCATTGGGACCAACTTCACCCACGGAGCTAACTTCGCCACAGCCGGATCAACTATTAGAGAACAAAACACAACCTTATCCCAATCAGGGTTCAGTCCATTTTCCTTAGATGTGCAGTCATGGCAATTTGATCAGTTCTTAAATAGATCACAAACAACGGCCAAACGGG GAGGAGTCTTCAAAGATTTGTTACCAAAGGAGGATTATTTCCCACGAGCTCTGTATACATTTGATATAGGACAGAATGACCTGACTTCAGGCTATTTTTCTGGCTTGACCACAGATGAAGTTATAGCATCTATACCTGATATTCTCAACAAGTTTACCATTGCGGTTCAG AATATATACTGGCAAGGAGGGAGGTCGTTTTGGATCCACAACACAGGTCCTTTTGGCTGCCTTCCCTACGTTTTGGATAGACTCCTCGTTAAAGCTGCTGAAGTGGACCCTGTTGGTTGTGCCACTCCCTTCAATGATGTAGCCCAGCAATTCAATCGCAAATTGAAAGAAACCGTTGATCAGCTAAGAAATGACTTTCCATTGGCGGCATTCACCTATGTCGACATATATTCAGCGAAATACTCCCTCATCCACCAAGCCAGGAAGTATG gatttGATCACCCTCTTAGAGCTTGTTGCGGGTATGGAGGCACGTATAACTACAACCAGCAAGTGGGCTGTGGAGGAACGATTGTTGTTAATGGAACTGACATTATGGTTACATCTTGTCAAAATCCGTCAACTCGTATTAATTGGGATGGAGTTCATTATACTCAGGCAGCTAACAAATGGGTGTTCGACCAGATTGTTAATGGTGCACTTTCAGATCCACCTATTCCATTGAAAAGGGCATGCCATAGGGAGGCCCATTGA
- the LOC131254858 gene encoding GDSL esterase/lipase At3g26430-like isoform X2, with protein sequence MDTQPRIFSAFFILLPVLFTLRPVLGLTECHFPALFNFGDSNSDTGGLSAAFGQAPPPNGESYFGAPAGRYSDGRLIVDFIGGVFKDLLPKEDYFPRALYTFDIGQNDLTSGYFSGLTTDEVIASIPDILNKFTIAVQNIYWQGGRSFWIHNTGPFGCLPYVLDRLLVKAAEVDPVGCATPFNDVAQQFNRKLKETVDQLRNDFPLAAFTYVDIYSAKYSLIHQARKYGFDHPLRACCGYGGTYNYNQQVGCGGTIVVNGTDIMVTSCQNPSTRINWDGVHYTQAANKWVFDQIVNGALSDPPIPLKRACHREAH encoded by the exons ATGGATACTCAGCCAAGGATTTTTtcagcattttttattttattgccAGTGCTATTCACACTGAGGCCGGTCCTGGGCTTGACCGAATGTCATTTTCCGGCCCTCTTCAATTTTGGTGACTCGAATTCCGACACCGGTGGATTGTCCGCGGCTTTCGGTCAGGCCCCTCCTCCGAATGGGGAGTCCTACTTCGGCGCACCTGCTGGAAGATATTCTGATGGACGCCTCATCGTCGACTTCATTG GAGGAGTCTTCAAAGATTTGTTACCAAAGGAGGATTATTTCCCACGAGCTCTGTATACATTTGATATAGGACAGAATGACCTGACTTCAGGCTATTTTTCTGGCTTGACCACAGATGAAGTTATAGCATCTATACCTGATATTCTCAACAAGTTTACCATTGCGGTTCAG AATATATACTGGCAAGGAGGGAGGTCGTTTTGGATCCACAACACAGGTCCTTTTGGCTGCCTTCCCTACGTTTTGGATAGACTCCTCGTTAAAGCTGCTGAAGTGGACCCTGTTGGTTGTGCCACTCCCTTCAATGATGTAGCCCAGCAATTCAATCGCAAATTGAAAGAAACCGTTGATCAGCTAAGAAATGACTTTCCATTGGCGGCATTCACCTATGTCGACATATATTCAGCGAAATACTCCCTCATCCACCAAGCCAGGAAGTATG gatttGATCACCCTCTTAGAGCTTGTTGCGGGTATGGAGGCACGTATAACTACAACCAGCAAGTGGGCTGTGGAGGAACGATTGTTGTTAATGGAACTGACATTATGGTTACATCTTGTCAAAATCCGTCAACTCGTATTAATTGGGATGGAGTTCATTATACTCAGGCAGCTAACAAATGGGTGTTCGACCAGATTGTTAATGGTGCACTTTCAGATCCACCTATTCCATTGAAAAGGGCATGCCATAGGGAGGCCCATTGA